ACCTCGATGGCAAACCTTGATGAAGTAGAGCGCCTTGTCGGTGGTGGCAGCGCTCGAGTGAAGCGATAAATCTAGCAATGTAGGTTCTCGTGCGGTGTGGCATGACGGGGGTTGCGCCACGCCGCACACGGAACCACATTTCTTCTTTCACGCATTCATGCGTGACCCATTCTCTTCTGGGAACTCGTTTGGTAGCCGATGAAGGCATCTTTGCGCCCAGAAACAACCCAAGGAAAATCCATATGTCAGAGACGACTATCGAAAAGAAGCCGAATCTTGCTGAACGCACTACGGGCGATCTAGTCAAGGCGGCAATGTCAGGGTGGCTCGGCACAGCGTTGGAGTTCATGGACTTCCAGCTGTACTCACTCGCCGCCGCACTCGTTTTCTCCGATCTGTTCTTCAGTTCGGAAAGTCCGGGAGTCGCGGTTATGTCCGCGATGGCAATCTACGGCGTTGGCTATATCGCTCGGCCAATTGGCGCTTGGTACTTCGGCCGTATGGGCGACCGCGTGGGACGCAAGAAGGTCCTGTTCATTACCATCACAATGATGGGCGTTTCCACAACACTCATTGGCGCTCTGCCGACGTTCCATCAGGTTGGTTGGATCGCTCCGGCGCTGCTGGTGGTTCTCCGCTTGATCCAAGGCTTTGGTGCAGGTGCAGAGATTTCTGGCGCTGCAGTGATGCTTGCCGAGTATGCCCCCAAGGACCGTCGCGGCATAATCTCATCCCTCGTCGCGCTGGGAACCAACTCTGGCACTCTCTTTGCGGGCCTAGTCTGGGCAATACTCACCGCAGTCATGTCCGATGAAACACTGCTTTCTTGGGGATGGCGTATTCCGTTCCTCGGTTCAATCATCATCATGGCTTTCGCAATCTTCATCCGTTTGCACCTCA
The DNA window shown above is from Changpingibacter yushuensis and carries:
- a CDS encoding MFS transporter; translated protein: MSETTIEKKPNLAERTTGDLVKAAMSGWLGTALEFMDFQLYSLAAALVFSDLFFSSESPGVAVMSAMAIYGVGYIARPIGAWYFGRMGDRVGRKKVLFITITMMGVSTTLIGALPTFHQVGWIAPALLVVLRLIQGFGAGAEISGAAVMLAEYAPKDRRGIISSLVALGTNSGTLFAGLVWAILTAVMSDETLLSWGWRIPFLGSIIIMAFAIFIRLHLKETPVFEATQEEIVEAYDVPLSQRSVVTKPAKQKISPKAFAAAFFLRFGQSGNSGMVQTYLISFLSVNLFFSKSVASSITVLSSLVGLIRPGFVGGSRVTDGE